The following are from one region of the Magallana gigas chromosome 6, xbMagGiga1.1, whole genome shotgun sequence genome:
- the LOC105323861 gene encoding uncharacterized protein isoform X2, whose protein sequence is MYEKKMQRVFNNLNPLFFDPTSDDQVKMRKNVRHKKVAKTIKNLKKINAENVGVYDFLPSWATNAYFDSLHGKKASEEVYVKEIIAKARESFMKEALALKVPQDYESLKKDEIDKNMIERRRTMETVHQQLLSSFNSVTEKRTVDNCEKIIAKTKQMMAIHAEIKRMVLLKGLCLEEDNDDSLGPRKLFLFKIEDF, encoded by the exons ATGTACGAAAAGAAGATGCAGAGAGTATTCAACAATTTAAATCCCCTTTTCTTTGATCCAACCTCAGATGATCAAGTGAAAATG AGGAAAAACGTTCGTCACAAAAAGGTTGCAAAGACCATCAAGAACCTCAAGAAAATAAATGCAGAGAATGTGGGTGTATAC GATTTTCTACCTAGCTGGGCAACGAATGCATACTTTGACAGCCTTCATGGCAAAAAAGCGAGTGAAGAG GTATATGTCAAAGAAATTATAGCGAAGGCCCGTGAAAGCTTTATGAAGGAGGCTTTGGCTTTGAAG GTTCCTCAAGATTATGAATCCCTGAAAAAAGACGAAATAGATAAAAACATGATTGAAAGAAGAAGGACAATGGAGACAGTCCATCAGCAGCTACTG AGCTCATTTAACTCCGTGACAGAAAAACGGACGGTGGACAATTGTGAGAAAATAATAGCAAAGACAAAACAAATGATGGCTATTCATGCTGAAATTAAG cgAATGGTGTTGCTAAAGGGGCTGTGTTTAGAAGAAGATAATGATGATTCTTTAGGACCGAGAAAACTTTTCCTTTTCAAGATTGAAGACTTTTAA
- the LOC105323861 gene encoding uncharacterized protein isoform X3, with product MYEKKMQRVFNNLNPLFFDPTSDDQVKMRKNVRHKKVAKTIKNLKKINAENVGVYDFLPSWATNAYFDSLHGKKASEEEGTKAGIEEKKVYVKEIIAKARESFMKEALALKVPQDYESLKKDEIDKNMIERRRTMETVHQQLLRMVLLKGLCLEEDNDDSLGPRKLFLFKIEDF from the exons ATGTACGAAAAGAAGATGCAGAGAGTATTCAACAATTTAAATCCCCTTTTCTTTGATCCAACCTCAGATGATCAAGTGAAAATG AGGAAAAACGTTCGTCACAAAAAGGTTGCAAAGACCATCAAGAACCTCAAGAAAATAAATGCAGAGAATGTGGGTGTATAC GATTTTCTACCTAGCTGGGCAACGAATGCATACTTTGACAGCCTTCATGGCAAAAAAGCGAGTGAAGAG GAAGGGACAAAAGCTGGTATTGAGGAAAAAAAG GTATATGTCAAAGAAATTATAGCGAAGGCCCGTGAAAGCTTTATGAAGGAGGCTTTGGCTTTGAAG GTTCCTCAAGATTATGAATCCCTGAAAAAAGACGAAATAGATAAAAACATGATTGAAAGAAGAAGGACAATGGAGACAGTCCATCAGCAGCTACTG cgAATGGTGTTGCTAAAGGGGCTGTGTTTAGAAGAAGATAATGATGATTCTTTAGGACCGAGAAAACTTTTCCTTTTCAAGATTGAAGACTTTTAA
- the LOC105323861 gene encoding uncharacterized protein isoform X1, whose protein sequence is MYEKKMQRVFNNLNPLFFDPTSDDQVKMRKNVRHKKVAKTIKNLKKINAENVGVYDFLPSWATNAYFDSLHGKKASEEEGTKAGIEEKKVYVKEIIAKARESFMKEALALKVPQDYESLKKDEIDKNMIERRRTMETVHQQLLSSFNSVTEKRTVDNCEKIIAKTKQMMAIHAEIKRMVLLKGLCLEEDNDDSLGPRKLFLFKIEDF, encoded by the exons ATGTACGAAAAGAAGATGCAGAGAGTATTCAACAATTTAAATCCCCTTTTCTTTGATCCAACCTCAGATGATCAAGTGAAAATG AGGAAAAACGTTCGTCACAAAAAGGTTGCAAAGACCATCAAGAACCTCAAGAAAATAAATGCAGAGAATGTGGGTGTATAC GATTTTCTACCTAGCTGGGCAACGAATGCATACTTTGACAGCCTTCATGGCAAAAAAGCGAGTGAAGAG GAAGGGACAAAAGCTGGTATTGAGGAAAAAAAG GTATATGTCAAAGAAATTATAGCGAAGGCCCGTGAAAGCTTTATGAAGGAGGCTTTGGCTTTGAAG GTTCCTCAAGATTATGAATCCCTGAAAAAAGACGAAATAGATAAAAACATGATTGAAAGAAGAAGGACAATGGAGACAGTCCATCAGCAGCTACTG AGCTCATTTAACTCCGTGACAGAAAAACGGACGGTGGACAATTGTGAGAAAATAATAGCAAAGACAAAACAAATGATGGCTATTCATGCTGAAATTAAG cgAATGGTGTTGCTAAAGGGGCTGTGTTTAGAAGAAGATAATGATGATTCTTTAGGACCGAGAAAACTTTTCCTTTTCAAGATTGAAGACTTTTAA
- the LOC105323861 gene encoding uncharacterized protein isoform X4, which yields MYEKKMQRVFNNLNPLFFDPTSDDQVKMRKNVRHKKVAKTIKNLKKINAENVGVYDFLPSWATNAYFDSLHGKKASEEVPQDYESLKKDEIDKNMIERRRTMETVHQQLLSSFNSVTEKRTVDNCEKIIAKTKQMMAIHAEIKRMVLLKGLCLEEDNDDSLGPRKLFLFKIEDF from the exons ATGTACGAAAAGAAGATGCAGAGAGTATTCAACAATTTAAATCCCCTTTTCTTTGATCCAACCTCAGATGATCAAGTGAAAATG AGGAAAAACGTTCGTCACAAAAAGGTTGCAAAGACCATCAAGAACCTCAAGAAAATAAATGCAGAGAATGTGGGTGTATAC GATTTTCTACCTAGCTGGGCAACGAATGCATACTTTGACAGCCTTCATGGCAAAAAAGCGAGTGAAGAG GTTCCTCAAGATTATGAATCCCTGAAAAAAGACGAAATAGATAAAAACATGATTGAAAGAAGAAGGACAATGGAGACAGTCCATCAGCAGCTACTG AGCTCATTTAACTCCGTGACAGAAAAACGGACGGTGGACAATTGTGAGAAAATAATAGCAAAGACAAAACAAATGATGGCTATTCATGCTGAAATTAAG cgAATGGTGTTGCTAAAGGGGCTGTGTTTAGAAGAAGATAATGATGATTCTTTAGGACCGAGAAAACTTTTCCTTTTCAAGATTGAAGACTTTTAA
- the LOC105320396 gene encoding leucine-rich repeat-containing protein 74B, with translation MSNLLRVQIQESDLSRRVLSPLVEDLDEDAENRPPILEYLPDLEKDEIVGNEKQSEENNEDSLNNNEIQEDGFLDADDDNVSDDDEYFTEDSISIHTDPDDYDTDLEIDTESLLNPKTTDHDTTGKTKYIKKCFDLGINPVSYFVKNLENKELKLRFHGLGAESVKAISFPLETNTNIEILNLEGNGIDSLGARCLCRVLRENLFLTEVVLSENKIGTEGAISICQFLKSNRNLLKVDMTANEIGDPAGQSFSEVLKGNQTLKELILANNRLEETSARFLREGIQENDRLEMLDLSWNHFKTTGAVAIAEGLQENVGLKKFRFQMAGLAKAGSEAMMKALKHNRTLRELDISFNRIPVEGAAFLANGLKENDVLQYLKVGNNPFESEGAMVILEAVEANENSAIKYLDFSNMLVKTEFATIEERLKEQRKLRIKHEGILPEMHPKNGTYARLSAFRRDPIETFKKYAEFSGVNLHDVFNGGHRLRLDANEFKDLIRGSGIDIPDQQLTVLIRTLDVDGFINYNRILDENESESPISPESRSASVVSFSSDKSEKSVSSARRRTSSTDTVSTDGGNKPKSAKNKAKKKEKKKK, from the exons ATGTCGAATCTGCTACGGGTGCAGATTCAAGAAAGCGACCTCAGCAGGCGAGTCTTGTCGCCATTGGTGGAGGATCTAGATGAGGATGCAGAGAACCGACCGCCAATTCTAGAATATCTTCCAGATCTTGAAAAAGATGAAATTGTCGGTAATGAAAAGCAGAGTGAAGAGAATAACGAAGATTCTCTTAATAACAATGAAATTCAGGAGGACGGGTTCTTAGATGCAGACGATGACAACGTCAGTGATGACGACGAGTATTTCACGGAGGATAGCATTTCTATACATACCGATCCCGATGACTATGATACGGATTTAGAAATAGACACTGAAT cTCTATTAAACCCCAAAACAACTGACCATGATACAACAGGAAAGACAAAATACATCAAAAAGTGTTTCGACTTGGGAATTAATCCAGTgtcatattttgtgaaaaacttGGAAAATAAGGAACTTAAACTCAGATTTCATGGACTTGGTGCAGAGAGTGTGAAAGCCATATCGTTCCCTCTAGAG ACGAACACGAATATTGAGATATTAAACCTAGAGGGCAATGGAATTGACAGCCTGGGGGCCCGCTGCTTGTGTCGTGTGCTCAGGGAGAACCTGTTTCTTACTGAAGTG GTGCTTAGCGAGAACAAAATAGGAACAGAGGGAGCCATTTCGATTTGCCAGTTTTTGAAGAGCAATCGGAATCTTTTAAAAGTCGATAtgacag CGAACGAAATTGGGGATCCCGCGGGACAAAGTTTTTCCGAGGTTTTAAAG GGAAATCAAACACTAAAAGAGCTGATATTAGCCAATAACAGACTAGAGGAAACCAGTGCCCGATTTCTGAGGGAAGGGATACAAGAGAATGACAGGCTGGAAATGTTGGACCTCAGCTGGAACCACTTCAAAACTACTGGAGCCGTCGCCATTGCTGAAGGACTGCAG gaAAACGTTGGTTTGAAAAAGTTTCGTTTTCAAATGGCCGGTCTTGCCAAAGCTGGGTCGGAAGCCATGATGAAAGCCTTAAAACACAACAGGACTCTGAGGGAACTAGACATCAGCTTCAACCGAATCCCTGTGGAAGGTGCTGCCTTTTTAGCCAATGGACTGAAAGAGAACGATGTTCTTCAGTATCTGAAG GTTGGAAATAATCCTTTTGAGAGTGAAGGAGCTATGGTCATTCTAGAAGCGGTTGAGGCAAATGAAAACAGTGCAATAAAGTACTTGGATTTCAGT AACATGCTTGTAAAAACGGAGTTTGCTACGATTGAAGAAAGACTGAAAGAACAaagaaaattaagaataaaacaTGAGGGTATTTTGCCAGAAATGCATCCGAAGAATGGAACATATGCCCGACTTAGTGCCTTCAGAAGAGACCCAATagaaacatttaagaaatacgCGGAATTCTCAGGAGTCAACCTCCATGACGTATTCAATGGCGGACATCGTCTTCGACTTGATGCAAACGAATTCAAAGATCTTATAAGG GGTTCTGGAATCGATATACCTGACCAACAGCTGACCGTTTTAATTCGGACCCTGGACGTGGatggttttattaattataa TCGCATACTGGATGAAAACGAATCTGAATCTCCCATCAGTCCGGAATCAAGATCCGCATCCGTTGTGAGTTTTAGTTCCGATAAATCTGAGAAAAGCGTGTCCTCCGCGAGGCGAAGGACGTCTAGCACAGATACTGTATCGACAGACGGGGGAAACAAACCCAAGTCCGCCAAAAACAAGGCCAAGAAAAAggagaagaaaaagaaatga